Proteins encoded in a region of the Orcinus orca chromosome X, mOrcOrc1.1, whole genome shotgun sequence genome:
- the LOC101273584 gene encoding sex comb on midleg-like protein 2, with amino-acid sequence MGRAVNEESVDAKKENQEKAPQSGTSSVQNDDFHWENYLKETGSLNAPSECFRQSKIPPANDFKVGMKLEAHDPCNMISICIATVVGITGAGLHLRPDGSDNRNDFWRLVDSPDIQPVGTCEKEGDLLQPLLGYQMNISSWPMFLLRTLSGSEMAPATFFKKEPPKPPLNNFKVGMKLEAIDRKNPYLICPATTGNVKGDEVYITFDGWSGAFDYWCKYDCRDIFPVGWCRLTGDVLQPPGTHVPVTKDTAKTQPSPSKATQRSMQSLQKTAVILPTQQIRKSGRTKPPAHTSVPKKGSSVKNITPRKKGPNSGRKEKCIPVVCSTSSTSVSMLARGRGGVLYDMYAVPGSSKIVMPTVCVYVNKHGSSGPHLDQKKIQQLPDHFGPGPVNVVLRRTVQACVDCAIQSKTVFGFLVPDDREGEVITASFDGETHSIQLPPVNSASCALRFLEKLCHSLQCDNLLSSQPFSSYRGNGHSPAEHDQNKSVKEDTTEKKSTKRPSQEPLPYVAPLSPKLPKTEVHASEEVLSSEGNGMPKGEMLSEESKNSPLNPASSLNPASTSPISTHTPVSSSASQSVPCTSSSTLVGTESPPKSSHHEVTFQMQRKSEAPSYIAVPDPSVLKQGFSKDPSTWSVDEVIQFMKHKDPQISGPLADLFVQHEIDGKALLLLKSDVTMKYMGLELGPALKLCYYIEKLKEGKYN; translated from the exons ATGGGGCGAGCAGTGAATGAAGAGTCAGTGGATGCAAAGAAGGAGAATCAAGAGAAAGCTCCTCAGTCAGGCACATCTTCTGTGCAAAATGATGATTTTCACTGGGAAAATTACTTGAAAGAGACTGGATCTTTAAATGCTCCTTCAGAGTGTTTCAGACAGTCCAAGATTCCACCAGCTAATGACTTCAAAGTTGGTATGAAACTGGAAGCCCATGACCCttgcaatatgatttcaatatgTATCGCCACAGTCGTTGGAATTACTGGTGCCGGGCTACATTTAAGACCGGATGGTAGTGACAACAGAAATGATTTTTGGCGGCTTGTTGATTCTCCGGACATACAGCCTGTTGGGACATGTGAAAAGGAGGGGGACTTACTTCAGCCTCTACTGGGGTACCAGATGAACATATCATCTTGGCCAATGTTCCTCTTGCGAACACTGAGTGGATCTGAAATGGCACCTGCAACATTCTTTAAGAAGGAACCACCAAAGCCAcctctaaataattttaaagtgggAATGAAACTTGAAGCTATAGACAGAAAGAACCCTTATCTGATCTGCCCTGCAACTACTGGAAATGTTAAAGGAGATGAAGTTTATATCACATTCGATGGCTGGAGTGGAGCTTTTGATTATTGGTGCAAGTATGACTGTCGAGATATTTTCCCAGTTGGGTGGTGTCGCCTGACAGGAGATGTATTACAACCACCAGGAACTCATGTTCCTGTTACAAAGGATACAGCAAAAACACAGCCTTCTCCTTCCAAAGCAACCCAGCGTTCAATGCAGTCTCTACAGAAAACTGCTGTAATATTACCAACACAGCAGATCAGGAAATCAGGTCGTACTAAACCACCTGCACATACTTCAGTCCCCAAGAAGGGGAGTTCTGTTAAAAATATCACACCAAGGAAAAAAGGCCCAAactcaggaagaaaggaaaaatgtattcctgttgtatgttccacatcttcaaCTTCTGTCAGTATGCTGGCCAGAGGACGTGGTGGTGTTTTATATGATATGTATGCTGTTCCTGGGTCATCTAAAATAGTGATGCCTACAGTCTGTGTCTATGTAAACAAACATGGAAGCTCTGGCCCTCACCTGGATCAGAAGAAAATCCAGCAGCTGCCCGATCACTTTGGCCCAGGCCCTGTCAATGTGGTGCTCCGGCGGACAGTGCAGGCCTGTGTGGATTGTGCCATTCAAAGTAAGACTGTTTTTGGATTCCTTGTGCCAGATGATCGTGAAGGAGAAGTGATAACCGCCTCCTTTGATGGGGAAACTCATTCCATACAGCTCCCTCCAGTGAACAGTGCATCATGTGCTCTTCGCTTTCTTGAGAAATTGTGCCACAGCCTGCAGTGTGATAACCTTTTGAGTAGCCAGCCTTTTAGCTCTTATAGAGGTAATGGTCATAGCCCTGCAGAGCATGatcaaaataaatcagtaaaagaagatacaacagaaaagaaaagcaccAAACGACCTTCTCAGGAACCTCTGCCTTATGTTGCTCCTCTCTCTCCTAAGCTCCCCAAAACAGAAGTGCATGCCTCTGAAG aagTATTATCTTCTGAGGGGAATGGCATGCCCAAAGGGGAAATGCTTTCTGAAGAGTCCAAAAACTCACCACTAAATCCAGCAAGTTCTTTGAATCCTGCCAGCACAAGTCCTATAAGCACTCATACTCCGGTCTCCAgtagtgcttctcaaagtgtgccATGCACCTCGAGTTCAACACTGGTGGGGACCGAATCACCTCCCAAGAGCAGTCACCATGAAGTTACATTCCAGATGCAGAGGAAAAGTGAAGCTCCAAGTTATATAGCTGTACCTGACCCCAGTGTCCTGAAACAAGGCTTCTCTAAGGACCCTTCAACCTGGTCTGTGGATGAAGTGATACAGTTTATGAAACATAAAGATCCTCAGATATCAGGCCCCCTCGCCGACCTCTTCGTGCAACATGAGATTGATGGGAAGGCTCTGCTACTACTCAAAAGTGATGTGACGATGAAGTATATGGGGCTGGAGTTGGGGCCAGCCTTAAAGTTATGTTACTATATTGAAAAacttaaagaaggaaaatataattga